A region of the Passer domesticus isolate bPasDom1 chromosome Z, bPasDom1.hap1, whole genome shotgun sequence genome:
gaacgGACAGcaatggaatgaataacaaaagctcACGACTCTCAGAGAGTACGAGCCAGCTGCACCTGTGactggccattaattagaaacaaccaacatgcaccaatcacagatgcacctgttggtaaacaatgtccagaccacattccacagacatcagatagttaattgtttacatttcttttctgaggcttctcagctagaataggagaaaaatcctagcaaagggtttttcataaaatatcatggctacagagaGAAGCTCTCATTTCTTTGGAGAAGGGCTCTTCACTAACAGTTTGACTCACAAGTGGCTCACTGATGTCTCTCTAACTCCCAAGTCGTTTCACACCTACAGTTGCCTTTCGGGGATATACCCTGAtgctcctttgatttctgtggGATCCTCTTTGCCTACCACTTTCAGGAATGACTTAGAAGAGGCACATAAAAGATTCAAGGTAAGGACTTCTGTTTTCTACTTCGTCCTGGGtcatttcatttgaaaagtttTCGACTTGGATTTTCAACAGTGAATTGCCATTGGCCCAGGCTTCAGGATCTCTCAGCACACTCCTGTTTTCAACATGAAAGTTTTTACACTCCAAAATAGTAtctttcactgaattttaataaaaaattgaatGGCCGAAGAACCCTCCACTTCATGGTTTGGCTTCATGAAAATTCCATATTGATCCAGAATAAAGTGGATTTATTTGGATACCCCTGAAAACTCCAtgccttccttctccccttcctttGCTCAATGCAAGGAATATCACATTTCTTATGTCATGATTTTGCTGCCAAGGTGTTTGTTTGAAGATCATGCATTTAGTAATGTTATGTTAAAATCATCTGCTCTGGAATCCCTGCCCAACTTCAAAAACCACACACTCCATTTTtaactccagctgcaccagacCTAGACAGCTCTTTCACCTGCTTTCTCGGTTCTAATTGACCGGTCCTTTCTCTCTTTGATCACCGATTTGGTCCAACAAGACTAAAATGCAATCATCCTTTGAAACATGGTGCCCTAGTCGGCATATTTCATGTTTTCCCATTTATTAGGTATCAAGACTTAATTCTGACATGGAATAAATACAGACCTTCAGCTTGAAGAGGCAGAGAACATGAATTCCATTCAAATTGGctcattaatatttatttcatcttcAGAGTGACTCATTAACTGTTTGGAGTTTGGATAAGCAATTAATGTGTCAGTGACTCTGACAGACAAGGAAGAGATGGTTGTGAGCAAGCAAATAATGGCTTGCTTAGCCATGCAGcattctctgcagttttaaagagaatttcattacattttgtGAGCTTTAAAGAAGCAAACGGAGGACAAAAGTCTTTAGATGTTTGGAAGTATCATGTAATTTTGCAAGCATTAATGTGAGAATCTACAGAGGATCCAGCTTAATGATACATGtagttgtggattttttttatttgttcacaGGTATGTTTGTGTAAATAACCACATGTAAAGGAATGTTTCTAAGGCTTTACAGGAATATTTAAATCTGATGTATATTCATGCTCTAAGTTCTACATGCTGTGGAAAGAACACAAATGCCTATACAGCATGATTTCCTTCTACACAACTCTTTTCCCCTACTCATTTCCAACTTGTTCCCTGCTCTTCTTGGGTCAGTCATGGTCTCGATACCTGTGCATTATTTGCTGCCATTCTACAGAACCCAGTGGAGATGCGTGGGCTGCGCAACCATGGGTGGATTTCTCTATTTCCACACCTACATATTGTCATGGATTtaatgctgcttctgctcctcaAGTCTCTCTATGTCCATTTATCTACTGCTATTGCTCAGGGCGCAGCGTACCTGGATCTTTTCAGCTGCAACAGAATTGTCTTAGCAAACATCAGTGTGAATGCTGGTGCAGATACCCTGTAGTAGGGGTTTAAGAGAGCTGCATCACACAAAACAAGAACAGTGTGCATTTTTAGGAGAATCTGGAGAAGAGGGGATGTAGTTCTTGCACACTGGACAGCAGCTCAAAGCGCCTATTGTTACAGAGCACTCTGTAGATCGTcctgtgctcctttgtgctCGGCCTGAGGTGCCACGTGCTGGTCTCTGGGCTTGTACGTAGCCGAGGAGATTCCCATGGAGGGCACTCTACAGCTTCATGAATGCACAAGAACTTTGGGACACAGTTCAGCCTCACACACttgcaaaacccccaaactaaagtaaaacaccacaacaaaccaaaaagcccCACGCAAAACAAGAACCCATGGAAATGTGTTTACAAGTTATAATCAATTGTCTCGTGAAACCTCCGTTCTGTAAGCTAAACCACTGCCAACGTTCAGACAGAAGGACAAAGGGAGGTTTTAGCAGGCCTGACGAAGTTTTGGTATGGATGGAGCCTACTGTCCCCCCATGAgagcctgctggccctgcctttCTGTGTGGATGGACGGCACACCCCGGCCGTGCGGAGCAGCCTCCTGTGCACCTGCagtgggctcagcagcagctcaagccaccctccccctgcactgcccaagggctgctctggcagcgTCCTCAGCTCTCTCTCGGCCCCTTTCCCTccgtgctgccctggcagctgaaaGCCCAGCTGGCCGAGGGGGtgcctgagctgccagcctcagctgggttctgctgcTTGAAGACTGGAGCTGCCACGCTGGGGAACCCACAGCTGAGAGCTTCACTGGAGTGCAACAAACAGAGGGCCTGACAGGAGGGAAGGGGCCCTGAGGTCAGGCaagagatgaaggaaaaagggaatggaaaagagagaagacaAAATTCACAGGGCTTGATACTTAAATCTACCCTGCAAACTTTGCACACAAGTATTGTCCTGGATTCCCAAAAGATCAATGGTGTCTGAGTTTATTATTAaacaaaagagatgaaaaagaatATTGATTAGTTGTTCATTGGCTGTTCTGGGCACTGACCATGTTGGGATCTGAAGGAAAACGGAGTCTGTGACCATGATCCTAAAAAAAGATACATATGCATATAAAAATGTGGGAATCAGAAACACCacataaaaaagcaaaagatcaAACAAATTCTGGCATTTCCTCATGTTGAAAGTAATGAATCTGTGCTACAAGTTTGCTAAAGTTCCTGTAGGTGCATGAGTATGCAATGCAAGCATGAAAAACGTCAGAATGGCATTTTCAAAAACACTACACCTTCACCGTGTGCTAACAGTTTTCCAAACAGTTGGAGACaacaaaaacatcaaaatatccaaaaattcTGGAAGCTCTCAGATCCTTTCATCTCAGTCTAATCCTGAAAGaaaatgagacttttttttttttttttgcctaacaCTGGAAAGAAAGCAAGCTCTTTCTTGTGGCATAGAATGGTAGCAGAAAGAGGAATTTAGGGTATTAAGACTGTATTAAGAGcttcatttttcttactttttgctGGAATTGCCTAACTCGAAACAGCCAGAATTGCTCTAATACACTGAATGTCCTCAAAGAGAGTAAGAAGGACAGGAAAGTACAGGTCAGTCAGCCTTGCCTCCATCCCCTGGAAAGGTGAAGGAGTAACTAATCCTGGAAACTGTTCCATACAAATGGAGAAGTTGATTGGGAGTAATGGTTAACCTACCTGATGCCCATGCTAGGACAGGCAGATTGATGGAAATGGGTGGAGCAATGGATGATGCCCACCGCAGCTTTACCCAAGCCTTTGAGACACTCAAAGCCTACAGCATCCTTAAACACAAACTGCCAAAATGCCCAGACAGGAAGGCTGAAAAACGGATGAGGACTGTCATCAGTggcacaaagcagagctggaggcaagTCGCATGTGCTCTGacgcccaggggctgctcctggggcagataCTCTTTGATGTCTTCATTCACGGCCGGCCTGGAGGAGCAGTTTACCCTCAGCAAGCCTGCAAACAAAACAGAGCCGGCAGGAGCAGAGGATAGCCCAAATGCTTGTGACATTCAGAGGGACCTCGGCAGGCTGAAGAATTGGCCTGAGGGGAATCTGATGGAGTTCATGGAAGAGAAACGAGAAGtcttggagctgagcagggataACCGCAGGCatcaagagctgcaggaggctgacTGCCTGGGAAGCAGCTTCCTTATCTTCCTTGCCTTGCTGGTTGGGGGCGTGCTGCaaagcaaaggcaggaggaCGATGGCAGCCAGAGGCAGAGGGGGTTTGCAGCTGgccgtgccgtgcggagcccggccagcgccgggagccgccccgcccgcgctgtgcccgcggccccggctctgCCGCGCTCGTCCCCGCCAAGTCCGGCCCGCGCCGGGGCAGCTGAGAGATTCAGCTTCGAGTTGTATTAGAGTGGAATCCATTCACTGAAGGTTTCTGGTGCAAAGattgaggaaaaaaggagaaaagtttaatttctgaaagccatTTAGAGTCCTGGAAGCCTTGTCTAGAGATCTATAAAGCTAAAGCCTCAGAAAACCTGAACCTACACCATCCCCAAATGGATTGATAAGGTATGGTGGGCACacctctgctgttttcagagtcaATGAAACTGACAATGAATGTCTGGGAATTAGGAATGCCAACCCAGATTTTATCTCCATTACTCTAAGAACACCTTAATGAGGCACTTCAGGAACTGAGCACTAACATTTTCACTCTGCTCTATTTACTTTgcatttgaatacaggctggtaggAGAAGAGATCTGACTttaatttctccccaagttacctgttgcactttcaggttaggagtacatgtaaaatgcagctaatcactccATCTATCCATGAATGTTCCACTGCTGAACTGACAcacagaaacatcctttttcctctttgtacCTTCCCAAGTGGTGTCTTAACTAGCAGGAGATTTGtgtaaatcacacagaaaatcaccaaaacttttgaaattaacactcaattccatgataaaagcttctgagaaaacgcttgacaggatcactgaacaaactgaaacTCGGAAGAGAAACAtgcattttagcactgatcaaagggaaagaaaaagaaatgctgtaaaatttccaagtggaagataaggagaaagacaggaagcacaggaagaacaaggccctgtcagatgagctgtggaaggtaactttgtgccccagctctgtcagaggacgttccctgtcattggtgcaagcagctggagacagaaatactgcttgatttgggggccacagtcttgggaagtgcagaggtggttcaataacgtgacatgagggagttcccccagagcaactgggatgcctgaaagaagtgaacagctcaccacagcccggcccctcggctgcttttccttctgaccctcctggggaggctctgacatttcttcttccctgatggaagtgcagctgctgccaagggaaacgtccccatactgactcagtgttccctttgcttcccaatgtcccatctgctgtccctgtccaggagagctgctctgcacgggaggaagagaccgagggagagcctgggaacatggggggctgcaatccctcCCGATCTAGTTCTGTTTGTGGATGGGTACAAttagacttggatagttacaagtgtagggatatttacatacattgactgatatttgtatagACATCTGTCTATGTATATTGTTATATTGATGCATGTAAGTTGATCTGTTTACATCTGTagttatatttacatacttgtACAGTTGTGTAGCTGTGTAGTTTTATTGCTGGggttgtatggatttttttattggtccactgatatttgtatatttatagatagGTTTGATAtgtgtatattatatatgtcATATATGTAATGAAATATGTAATACATATCTGCATCTATATATTCTTAtggatatatatgtatttacttctacttaaatatatatggagttgcatagttctaaaattgtatttatttagttctggatctgaaattctttagagagggatattgatgtttctgtatttgtatATGGGTTGTACAATTGTAGTAATaggtaaaaaatttaattgttatacttcaattcatatttgtgtACAGTGAGTTGTACAGAgttgcaataaaatatttttttttaactgaagttggtatttgtatatatttacaaagcacaattctcgcaaaaaattacattttaaacttaaattgatatttgcatgtttatacattggcagcacaagtgtagcaatttaaaacaaatttcatttttaaacttaaggttttttgcatatttgtGCATTACTACTGCAGGTGTAACTATTTGCAAGAAATGCAGTGTTTCTATTGAAAGAAGTGTAGATTTGTGCTGCCCAAAGccatgagcagatggaaatgctgcaggattgggccatggccagcacatgccccacctgcactcaggctgggcacgggcagcgcaggtttgggatggcagcagagccacacgttggctcagcactggctgccaaggcctgctgagaaaactccgggACTCCACTGAGAGAAGAACTCCAAGCAGGAGCCACCTGGAGAGGACAAATCCAGCCCCCATCCCACGGGCAGCTCTTTAGGAAGAGCTCCAAGTGTCCccctgaagctcatcccagagcccagaagccaacagggatcctgagccagctccgctgcctttggcagcacttgggcaaatgagctgcagcaagggggaggcagcagtgactgtgactgctgcaggctggggatgagggaagggccatggacacaagtgctgagatgctccaaaatccagaaggagGCTGGAGAACTGGGAAGGAACAAGTTCTGAAGGCACTGAAACGATGGAAACCCCTTGTGTGaagttccctgaaggaactCCCAAGGACACGGATGCTATAATAAGTAGTACCAGAAGACACAAATGCAGTAACACCAGGAGATGGTCTGTATGACCCACAGGCAATGGCTTAGAAAAAGaccaagtctatattttatatcttctgtttattatagtatctatattaaaatatataatatgtagTATATAGATGATGAATTACATTTATCATAAATTCATATGTGTTGTGTGATAcattttgatatgttttgataaatatttttatttcatatagttttgatatattcctccagcctggagagtgaagatgtacagcagtccaaaaccttctgcccacacagcagtcagccccggctgtgtgcatgcacacccacccactgtccttgctctcctcagcacttcagggctgctgtttgcacagaactGGGATGAATTTAACTCGACAGAGCCACAAGTGGGCTGTCCAGCTTGTCATGAACACTCATGTGGCAAGGAACAACACAGAGCTCTTAAATCACATTATCACAtgtcctttcattcctgctgggcactgaggaactctcaaaagcaccaaagacacagagaagaggTGAAAAAACTGGTATCATGCTACTGCTGGTAtcctcatggaggaaaatctgttGGGTTTCTTAAGGTTGTAGTTttccaaaaactaggaaaaaatccTACTGCTCAGCACCAGTAGCTCAATTGTGAATGATTTTCTTGACTTGGCAAAGCTAGGATGTCAACAGTGGACTCCGTCCTTGGTTCAAatcacctgccctcacctgcagacaaaagcaccaccaccagcagaagctacatcactcaattttctcaaaaagctgggtaacatttttgagaagaaagaaaaacatgtcaGACTCTGTGGATTCATGACAGGACTCTGTGAAacagttgcaaagcaaagggcagcagcttctctctgggacactccttgtgctccagggcagccgggctgtcccagctgcccaggacccggcgctgagtgagctctgcagagctgcacagcggggaggcagcttcgggcacctcagcccctggccaggagtggcttcttgctctggagggctccctgggggcaaatgcaggctgctggccttctgctcttggccctagcctggccttgcagggctaatCCTGTTCCCTGTGTCACAGAAGTTCCCAGACTGAAATTTGTGCTCCAACATGACAGCCCCAAAGTCTGTGGCGtgtcaggaagctcaggaatgaacctgcagggcttggaaaagctgtgcgtcccccagagcacaagcagttctccaacaagacttcaaggctgagggacaaagcttcccccttcagctctccacagcagctctaggGAGTCTCTCTCCATTGTGAAATCTCCTTTGTCAGTCTACAGTgacaagagctggctgcaggaggcatttgcattggaactctccccagatggggggaagaagaggggattcctgaggaaagaaaaaggcaacacTGTTTGGGAAAACACCAGCATGAGTTCACTACAACTCCAGGCCAGAAATCCCTTGAATAAAGCAGCATCCATCCATGGGGCAGCACTTTAGCTTTGAAATCAATCTGACAaacctgctgccccttcctgctgctgtagctgactcTAAAGCACGAGAAATGTGCCAACTCTGCCAAAGACAGGCAGACATGGTGAGATAAAAAGAGCcagtctgctgaaaaggagaccaaatgaatgttttctaatgcccccttctcatcctttccccagccaagccagagcaatgtccttcctctctgtcaccgatggtgacccaggcacgggatgcacagtggggacagagcccgcaactgctcccagtgccttcGCCACGGGCTTCCATTGCCCTGAAATGCCGTGCCGGGCGCTGCCCttccgtgccgtgccgtgccgtgcggagcccggccagcgccgggagccgccccgcccgcgctgtgcccgcggccccggctctgccgcgctcgtccccgccaagtccggcccgcgccggggccgcgctgggcGCGAGCGCAGCGCCCCCCTCCGGCCGCGCGCCGCCGGCGCAGCCGCGGCCGTTGCGCCGCGGGCGTTGCGGCCACAGGCGGCGATCGGAGCCATGGcggagctgccgctgcccgccgggctcagcgccagcgccttccccgccaagctgtggcgcctggtgaccagcccccgcgtccgctccgtgcgctgggacagccgcgcccaggggctgctcgtcGACCGCTCCCTCTTCGagcgggagctgctcagcccggGCGACGCCCACGGGGGCGGCCAGGGGGTGGGGCCGACGCCGGACTCCTTCCAAGCCACGCACTTCGGTAGTTTCGTGCGGCAGCTCAACCTCTACGGCTTCCACAAGGTGCCGAGCCGGGTTGGCTCATCTGAGCCCGGCGATGCCGGGGGCTGGCTCCACTTCAGGAACCCCAACTTTCGCCGCGACCGCCCCGACCTCCTGCTCCATATCAAGCGCCTGACCAGGGCCAACAGGCAGCggctggcagcggggctggAGGTGCGCAGCCGCCAGCCCAGCCGCTTCCAGCAGCTCCGCACGGAGCGGCCGCTGGCGTCCTTCCCTGCCGGGCAGCCGCCCAGAGCCGGTGAGAAAGAGTGGGAGCTGTGGGCGCGgaggctggcgtgggctgtggccgtgggccctgcccgtgctggggctgctcagcgcagctgccccggctggcacaggggctgtccttgggcaaggcagctgtgccggcagggcccgggcgctgtgccggctctgccgggctgccggggctgcgggacggtcccgccgcggctgcgctcaccacagcccggcccgctcggctgcaGCTGGCCCAGCCGTGCGCCGTGGCTGGCGCTGCTCCTTGCCTggcccagagccctgtcccGGTCAAGCGCAGCTGGAGggagcctcctgtccctgtagagcagaggagaaagcaccGGGCAGTTGGGTTTCTGGCAGTTGCCTTctgccaaggagcagcagtgggacagTTTTCCCAGACAGTTGAACGAATAGGGCAGAGCTAATTAGACAAGGAATTGTTAGTTGAATAGCCCCAGAacatgtggggatttttttctttctcacccTGTTTGGGAGGATGGGAGCTTTTGTCTTTCCTGATAGAAGTACAGTTGCTGCCAAAGGAAACACACCCAAAGACCAATAGTGACGCGGCCTTCtctttgcttcctttcttcttccctcactGCTACACAGTGCTCTCATACCAGgacctcactgctgcctcacCTGAGGGTTTACAGCTGCCTCCAGGCCCTTCCAGGCTAAGCGCAGGTGCTCAGGAGTCTGACCTTTTCCTGACATCTCCCAAGAAAGTCTTTGCCTCATCTGGATTTCTTGGGGTTTCATCAGAGGAACCAGGCACCAGCAAATTTCATCTCAAGCGTGAGCTCATCATTCCGCTGGTTCCCATAGACTGCAGATGCCGCCCTGAGCTCACGGTTTCTCTGCGTCCCATAGACCATCACAGCCCTTCCATGGCCTCtccagagggaagcagctgcacaTCTTCAGAGCAGTATTTGCCAGCCTGCAGTTCATCAGGTAGGGAAAGAGTTTCTACCCTTGCTTTCCAAGCAGGTCCTGGTTAGTGACCCTTTAAAGAGTTTTCCTGCAGTGCTCTATCATGGGTAGATCTCAAGCGAGAATCGGGTAGAAAGTGTCAAGTCGCCTAGGAAGAGGGATCTTGAAAACAGAAGGATTTTCTGCCAGCTTTTCCTGTCCTTGGTGCAGATTTGGAGGGTGTTCTGGGCATTTTCCAGACAGCCCTTCTGTAGGGGTACAAGGGCAAGGCAAAAGATATTGCCTAACAAGTCATCAGTGTTAGGTGCACTCCCCTCTTTCTTTGAATGAAGCCAGACTAGGATGGTGAGAGGATATTGCAGAGGTTTAAGACTGTCTGCCCTGAAAATCAAGCCAAACCACTGAaatgagctctgcctgccctaGAAGAGTTGGAGCTGCAGAATACAGCCTCACCCACAAGGCTGGTTTTAGAAAAAACTCACAGTTTAATTTCAGCATGTGTGTCTGAAGATCTGGGCCCTTCCTGGGTGAATCCACTTTCTGTGGTCTTTTGTGATGAGAAACCAAATGTAGCCAAAtcccaaagctgctgggaaGATGCAAAAGGCTGTGATtataaaatgtgtgtgtgtctatatcCCTTTTACAATCCATGCTTTAATCTGTGTACATGTGAATtaggataaatattttttaagaggaGAACTCACTCCCCCACTCCCCTGGCAAGTCTGAATACATTTCTGGAACTGAGGTTGCTCTGTGCTTCCTGTGATGTTTGATCCAAGGCAGCACTAGAGCTCTGTGTCCCAAAGCCACATTGTGGAGCCTGACCAATGtgtttggattcttgcagccaccccaggcacTTCAGGCCCCAGcgctccagctggcagtgctggttttgCACCATGGACAGCCCCCAGCTGGCTGTGGAATACTCCTGGGGAAGAGGAATTGCCACCACCAGATCTGGACATGGTGCTTGAGACGCTGGAGGAGAtgttttctccctctgctcaggtaaCTGCATTggacagggaagaaaagggctgggagctgagagCTTGTGAATGTTGTTGCATGGCTGAGAAGCAAAGGCTTCTTGAGTTCAGCTCAGTGAATGGACAGGAAAAGATTTGCTTGGTGAAACAAGACTTCCTAAAGAAGAGGGAATGAAAAAGTCTCCCCCTGAATAAGGATGAAGAGGTGTGAGCCTGTGTTGGCCAGGTTTGGGTGcctgttttcctgggaagaatccCTCGTGCAGGGGTGTTTGTGGTGAGGAAGTGGAAGCTTTGTAGGTTCTAAGAGGCTTTGTTTGgtgggaaagaagagaagagTGATTGGAGAATTGCCAAGTGTCCCGTGCAGGGAGGGACATGCCAGAGGtgcctgttccagcagcagatgtgggctgtgcctcttttgggtgggaaggccaaggcaaagcagggctgggctgcagctgctgctgctgtgtgagccctgccgggcGTGTGGGCGCTCCCAGAgccgtgtgtggggctgggctggagctgcagctttcttgtcctctgggtaacctggtgcctgcagcccagTCTCCATCTGGGAAATCCTCAGCTGGGCAAACTGGCCAGTCTTGCTGTCCATGTTGCAGAGCTCAGTCACCTTGCTcttgggcagctctgtgggaagagATGTGTGTTCCCACGCAGTCCCTGCCAAGCTGCAGCCTGTATGAGACTGCTTTGCTCAGGGTTGTGGAGGAGGAGCAAATCTCTGTGCCAGGACTCCTTCCTTAGCAGCCATTCCATGTGTTCAGTGTCACCCCCACGTTCAACACTGTCAGCTTTGACAGCTCTTGGACTGTGTTTGAGAAGTGaaattgttttgactcttgAAGGGCTTTGGGGCCCAGAGTTCTTGTTAGGAACAAGGGATTAAGAGTGTGAGGCATGGAGTTGTTGGACCAGGTGTTTGGTGTAACTGGTGAGAAgggtttcttcctttctgtttctctttcaagGGGAATATTAATGTTGCCCCAGAGTCTTCAGGAGGGCAGCCTGTGGACAGAGCTGAAGCAGAAGGAGCTTTGCCTGGCACCAGGAGGTGCGGGAACAATTCCCAGGAGCCCGAAGAGCTTGGTAAGGACAGAGTCCCCCTTGGTTTAGAGAGGTGTGAGATGGCTGCTGcgagcctgcctctggcagcaagggagatgagcagagttgagctcctgtctgcagggctggtgcttcctggtgcctttagttcaaatcctgcactggcacaatctccccgagccctgccctccacgcttctccagaggctctgacactgagtcctctgctgtggcaaggGAGGAGGGAATAAAGCTGACCTTGTGGAGTTGTGTCACCAACTCGGGTGTCCCAGTTTTGTGCTGATGTCCGTGGATAAATTTGCTGTAGGGTGTCAGTGCTCTGGAGGCAACACTGAGTGACTCTTGaagtgagagaaaaaaaccacaagaaaagGTCAGTGTAGAAGTCTGAGCTGTTTGTCTCCAAGCATTAAATCAATGTTGTACCAGTCTGCTGGTAGGTGTAGTgag
Encoded here:
- the LOC135291223 gene encoding uncharacterized protein LOC135291223 — translated: MPCRALPFRAVPCRAEPGQRREPPRPRCARGPGSAALVPAKSGPRRGRAGRERSAPLRPRAAGAAAAVAPRALRPQAAIGAMAELPLPAGLSASAFPAKLWRLVTSPRVRSVRWDSRAQGLLVDRSLFERELLSPGDAHGGGQGVGPTPDSFQATHFGSFVRQLNLYGFHKVPSRVGSSEPGDAGGWLHFRNPNFRRDRPDLLLHIKRLTRANRQRLAAGLEVRSRQPSRFQQLRTERPLASFPAGQPPRAVLSYQDLTAASPEGLQLPPGPSRLSAGAQESDLFLTSPKKVFASSGFLGVSSEEPGTSKFHLKRELIIPLVPIDCRCRPELTVSLRPIDHHSPSMASPEGSSCTSSEQYLPACSSSATPGTSGPSAPAGSAGFAPWTAPSWLWNTPGEEELPPPDLDMVLETLEEMFSPSAQGNINVAPESSGGQPVDRAEAEGALPGTRRCGNNSQEPEELGKDRVPLGLERCEMAAASLPLAAREMSRVELLSAGLVLPGAFSSNPALAQSPRALPSTLLQRL